From the genome of Phycisphaerae bacterium:
CGCATCGGCAGGGGGGCCGACCGCCAACATCTCATCCGGCCCCGCCTCAACGGAATCCGCCGAAGGCACAGCCGCCGCCGGCAAATCCGGACCCCACTCGGTTACCGGCAACTCCGTGTTGTCTTCCGCCGCGGTCAGTGCCGCCGCGCCATCAACCGTGACGACCGGCGCAGCCGCCGACGGTTCGGGCAAAATCGCCACCTGCCAACTCGGCAGCATCACCGAAAGCCCCGGCAACACCACCAGCCCCGCCACCGCCACCGACCAAACCAGATGACGAACCGAAGCCGACCGCCGCCGCATCAACCACGCCGCCAGCCCCGCCGCTGCGATCACCACCAGACCCTTGACCGACGCGTCCAGCAGCACCGCCAACGCCCGCATCGACCACTCCGTAACGCTCCCATGCTCGAACCCCAAGGTCATCATCAGCGACCTCCTTTCCGGGCCTCGTCGATCAGCCGCGACAGGCGGTCCAACTCGTCAGCCGACATCTCCGCCTCCGACGAATCCAGCAGCGCCGCCACCGCCTTCTCCACCGACCCGTCAAAAAACGTCCGCACCACCCGCCGCAAAGCCGACTCGCTCGCCTCGTCACGCGGGTGAGTCGCCCGGTAAACGTACCGCGCCCCGTCCTTCTCATGGGTCAGATGGCCCTTCTCCTCCAGAATCCGCAGCATCGCCCGCACCGCCGAATAACCCGGCGGCGCCGGCAACCCCTCCAGCACCTCCGCCGCCGTCGCCCGACCACGGGCGTACACCACGTCCATGATCTGCCGCTC
Proteins encoded in this window:
- a CDS encoding BlaI/MecI/CopY family transcriptional regulator, which codes for MKRELESQLSRRERQIMDVVYARGRATAAEVLEGLPAPPGYSAVRAMLRILEEKGHLTHEKDGARYVYRATHPRDEASESALRRVVRTFFDGSVEKAVAALLDSSEAEMSADELDRLSRLIDEARKGGR